From Nymphaea colorata isolate Beijing-Zhang1983 chromosome 6, ASM883128v2, whole genome shotgun sequence, a single genomic window includes:
- the LOC116256148 gene encoding protein SEEDLING PLASTID DEVELOPMENT 1 translates to MLPMKTLNSRFVLLTISRSPSSSSRSLAPCSSHSPSSSSSSSSSSCSFRQSRLRRSVRASSSRVFSSPLVRRPADRFGNGSSPPLQAPSTFQPSDSSAASDLALFLELMPDRMRREVTRHPELGDLIEVVMDLGRKPLARFPTGDWAISEQPVKLEDLRHAISKVGDFSDDNRSGINSSLHRISAIRNRKMQIIGLTCRVGRAIAGSAEMIRDLVESGGSILVIGPPGVGKTTLIREIARMLADDHKKRVVIIDTSNEIGGDGDVPHSGIGRARRMQVPNVNMQHNVMIEAVENHMPETIVIDEIGTELEALAAGTIAQRGVQLVGTAHGMTIESIIKNPSLQSLVGGVESVTLGDDEAKRRKVQKTILERRGPPTFTCAVEMISRVECRVHHNLEATVDAILAGKPPLFEVRHMDGMLGEHAQSRLVPEKYLTEVSGTSINNVEEKIPEAGIDASTGLVSKPVGRSSSYQSMPVRLYTYKILEADLLQVAEVMGIENDIEITDDIGSADAILALNSEIKQNPWIRGVAKFHQLPIFVIKKNTMAQMVKAIRMILGMDNFGAAQNRPVDPVYGSIEVEDDAPARKPSLEEIDALEEVRLAIEYIVIPGGEPVELLPRCSQIIARQLELVESYQLTAERSGTELNSRLQILPQRIKNTKSSSSAKLPASSRDSMLGFDTLTSNGGGTSVTRLPLLPE, encoded by the exons ATGCTCCCCATGAAAACCCTTAATTCCCGATTCGTTCTCCTCACTATCAGCCgatctccctcctcctcctccaggtCCCTAGCTCCCTGCAGCAGCCActccccctcttcttcttcttcttcttcttcttcgtcttgcTCCTTTAGGCAGTCGCGGCTCCGGCGATCTGTCCGGGCGTCGTCGTCGAGGGTCTTCTCGTCGCCGCTGGTGCGCCGGCCGGCAGACCGGTTCGGGAATGGGAGCTCGCCCCCCCTGCAGGCACCGTCGACTTTCCAGCCATCGGATTCGTCGGCGGCTTCGGACTTGGCGTTGTTCCTCGAGTTGATGCCGGACAGAATGAGGAGGGAGGTCACGAGGCATCCGGAGCTTGGGGATCTCATCGAGGTGGTGATGGATCTCGGGAGGAAGCCCCTCGCCAGGTTCCCCACCGGTGATTGGGCAATCTCCGAGCAGCCTGTCAAGCTCGAGGATCTCCGGCACGCCATCTCCAAG GTTGGTGATTTTTCTGATGACAACAGATCTGGCATTAATAGCTCTCTACATCGCATAAGTGCCATTAGAAACCGAAAGATGCAAATAATTGGTCTTACTTGCCGAGTTGGCCGTGCCATAGCTGGAAGTGCGGAGATGATAAGAGACTTGGTTGAAAGTGGGGGTTCCATCTTAGTGATTGGACCCCCTGGTGTTGGAAAGACAACATTGATCAG GGAAATTGCTAGAATGCTGGCAGATGACCACAAGAAGCGGGTGGTCATCATAGATACATCAAATGAGATTGGAGGTGATGGGGATGTCCCCCACTCAGGAATAGGTCGTGCAAGGCGAATGCAAGTGCCAAACGTTAATATGCAGCATAAT GTTATGATTGAAGCAGTTGAAAATCATATGCCAGAAACTATAGTCATTGATGAAATTGGTACTGAGCTTGAAGCATTGGCAGCTGGTACAATTGCTCAGAGAGGCGTCCAGCTCGTTGGGACAGCACATGGAATGACAATCGAAAGTATCATAAAAAATCCTTCTTTGCAGAGTCTTGTTGGTGGCGTAGAG aGTGTAACACTTGGTGATGatgaagcaaaaagaagaaaagtccAGAAGACAATTCTTGAGAGAAGAGGTCCTCCAACATTTACATGTGCTGTTGAGATGATATCCAGGGTAGAGTGTCGTGTTCATCATAACCTAGAGGCAACTGTTGATGCTATCCTTGCAG GGAAGCCTCCTCTATTTGAAGTGCGGCACATGGATGGCATGCTTGGCGAGCATGCACAGTCTAGGTTGGTTCCTGAGAAGTATCTAACTGAGGTTTCTGGCACTAGTATTAATAATGTTGAAGAGAAGATTCCAGAAGCTGGTATAGATGCGTCTACTGGACTTGTTAGCAAGCCTGTGGGTAGATCATCCAGCTATCAGTCAATGCCAGTACGCTTGTACACTTACAAG attttgGAAGCTGATCTGTTACAAGTGGCAGAAGTAATGGGCATAGAGAATGACATAGAGATAACTGACGATATTGGATCAGCAGATGCAATTCTTGCGCTAAATTCTGAGATTAAGCAGAATCCTTGGATTCGTGGGGTTGCAAAATTTCATCAGCTGCCAATATTTGTGATTAAG AAAAATACTATGGCTCAAATGGTGAAGGCAATCCGCATGATCCTTGGGATGGATAATTTTGGAGCTGCACAAAACAGGCCAGTTGATCCTGTCTATGGAAGTATTGAGGTTGAAGATGATGCACCAGCAAGAAAACCCTCCCTTGAGGAGATTGATGCGCTAGAG GAGGTTCGCCTTGCAATTGAGTACATTGTGATCCCTGGTGGAGAGCCTGTAGAACTATTGCCAAGATGCTCTCAGATAATTGCTCGTCAGTTGGAGCTTGTAGAAAGCTATCAGCTAACTGCAGAGAGATCAGGGACAGAACTGAACTCAAGGCTGCAGATTCTTCCGCAGAGGATTAAAAACACAAAGTCGTCTTCATCTGCTAAGCTCCCGGCTTCTTCTAGAGACTCCATGTTGGGGTTTGATACACTAACCAGTAACGGTGGAGGAACAAGCGTCACCCGGCTGCCTCTGCTGCCTGAGTAA